The DNA segment TAGAAAATAAAAATCTAGATAAAGGAAGAAAAAAACTCCTCTTAAACTGGAAAAAATATAGGGATTTAATCTACGGTTACGTATGGAAAATATATTTTGAAAATAAGGAGGCGAAAAACAATGGATAAAATAAAGGAATTATTAAAAGGTGGGTACGTAGAAGATGGATCTTTTCCTTTAAAACCTTTGGGAAAGTATATTCATATTATACTCCGGACAAGAACACTTTCTGAGACAATATTTCGAACAGATGAGGGATTAACAATTGAAACAGTAAAAGCTGGAATAAATGATAACAATGAAATTCAAAGAGTAATAATGAGCAAAAGAAAAAGAATAGCTGCAGAAAGAAGAATTGGAAGAGAATTTTTAATGAATTATAAATTAAAAGATGAAAGTTGTGAGATTAACCAAAGTATGTGTGGAAGATGTCTAGATTGCACTGTCTATGGTTTTGCAGCTGGAGAAAAAGGAAAAGAAACAGAAGGGGCACTAAAAAGTAGGGTGATTACAGAAAACGCATACTCTATACTTCCATATGAGATGATAAGTGATGTCAGGACATTTAACGCACTTAGCGAACTAGGGACAATGATGGAAAAAAAGGAAAAAAAGGAAAAAATAGAATTAACAATGAGACAATCTCTAGGAGAAAATGAATATATAAAACCAGAAGTCGATTTCATTGACATTGAAACATTAAAAGACCTTAGATTCGCAGAAGTTTTATACGCTTTAGGTAATATACTAAGAACCAAAAGATACGGGGCTATGGATTCAAGATTGGGAAAGGTAAAAAATGAAATAATAGCAATAATAATCTCTGATGCTGAAATTTTTGGTTCTCTTGAATTAACTAAAAAAGTCTGGGATAAATTAGAAGTTAAAGAACATATATTAGAAGAAAATATAGTAGATGAAAAAATTTTAGAATCAGTTAAGGAATTACTAGATGGTGAATTTTGTAAATATAAAATAGTCGAAAAAAATGATTTAAAAGTATTAAAAGACGAAATTAAAAGTATCTATCTAAAACCAGAAGATAACTTGATATCATTATTTAAAAATGTCAAATCGATATTTGACAAATAAACTCTATCCCCGTGTATCGTGCGGGGATAGAATTTGAGGGGTGATTCCATGAAGATATATAAAGCAACTCTTGAGACTCTTGAACCGCTCTTTTTTGCTACAAAAGAATTGGGTGATACCTATGTTACTGAACCTTATATATCAAATTATTCTTTAGCATATACCATATTATCTTTGTATGATTATGTAAGACATAATATCCCCACATACAAAGAAGACTTAAAAGATTTAAACGTGTACATTACACCAGCAAAATTTGTAAACTTTAGATGGCAAATGGAAAATTTTAATTCAACGGGCGAGGGGTATTATTTAAAAATGCTTCAAAATAATTATTCCAATTCTCCAAAACGAAATAATGACAGAGCAAAAAACATACCTCAAATTGGGAAATTAAAACTAATTTCCTCTGAAAGTATAGCAAAATTCTATGTGATAGATTACTCAAACAATCTAAAATTACCAAAGTATATAAGATTGGGAAAATTTAACACAAAGTGTCACATAGATTATGAAGAAATTTCTAACATAGAATTAAAAGAAGGAACCTTCTTTTGTAAACAACCACTCAACGTCCTTGATCTTCCAAAAAATATGAAACTTTTGTCTTTCAAGATTATTCCCATAAAACCTGTACAAATAATTGAAAAAGCTAAGTTAAGTGGAAATTTCATTTCCATAGACAACGATAACATACCGCTTAACATGCACTTTTTTGGAGGGAATTTCAATGAAAATTAAAAGTCTTGAAATTCCTGTCATCTACGATAAATATGTAAAATTCATTCCATTCCATCAAATTGAAACTGCTGAAAAATTAAAAAAATACGATATAGTATTCAATACGTATCCTACAGGCTCGGGTAAAACCAGAGCATTACTTAATTCTATCAAAGAATTAACCCCTAAAAAAGTATTAATTATTGCACCAATCAATGTTTTAATAGATCAATACGAAGAAAAAGTAAAACAATTTGTCAAATCCGAAAAGCTTGAATATGAAGTTGTAACCTTTACATCTTCAAGAATAAAAGAAACAAAAGAAACTTTCGAATCAAATCAACAATTTGTAAGAAAAGTCCT comes from the Thermosipho affectus genome and includes:
- the cas7d gene encoding type I-D CRISPR-associated protein Cas7/Csc2 → MDKIKELLKGGYVEDGSFPLKPLGKYIHIILRTRTLSETIFRTDEGLTIETVKAGINDNNEIQRVIMSKRKRIAAERRIGREFLMNYKLKDESCEINQSMCGRCLDCTVYGFAAGEKGKETEGALKSRVITENAYSILPYEMISDVRTFNALSELGTMMEKKEKKEKIELTMRQSLGENEYIKPEVDFIDIETLKDLRFAEVLYALGNILRTKRYGAMDSRLGKVKNEIIAIIISDAEIFGSLELTKKVWDKLEVKEHILEENIVDEKILESVKELLDGEFCKYKIVEKNDLKVLKDEIKSIYLKPEDNLISLFKNVKSIFDK
- the cas5d gene encoding type I-D CRISPR-associated protein Cas5/Csc1, which translates into the protein MKIYKATLETLEPLFFATKELGDTYVTEPYISNYSLAYTILSLYDYVRHNIPTYKEDLKDLNVYITPAKFVNFRWQMENFNSTGEGYYLKMLQNNYSNSPKRNNDRAKNIPQIGKLKLISSESIAKFYVIDYSNNLKLPKYIRLGKFNTKCHIDYEEISNIELKEGTFFCKQPLNVLDLPKNMKLLSFKIIPIKPVQIIEKAKLSGNFISIDNDNIPLNMHFFGGNFNEN